In Salvelinus namaycush isolate Seneca unplaced genomic scaffold, SaNama_1.0 Scaffold1169, whole genome shotgun sequence, the genomic window ATGAAAAGGAAGAGTGGTACCACGATGAGCATGAACAGGTAGAGTGGTACCACGATGAGCATGAACAGGTAGAGTGGTACCACGATGAGCATGAACAGGTAGAGTGGTACCACGATGAGCATGAACAGGTAGAGTGGTACCACGATGAGCATGAACAGGTAGAGTGGTACCACGATGAGCATGAACAGGTAGAGTGGTACCACGATGAGCATGAACAGGAAGAGTGGTACCACGATGAGCATGAACAGGAAGAGTGGTACCACGATGAGCATGAACAGGAAGAGTGGTACCACGATGAGCATGAACAGGAAGAGTGGTACCACGATGAGCATGAACAGGAAGAGTGGTACCACGATGAGCATGAACAGGAAGAGTGGTACCACGATGAGCATGAACAGGAAGAGTGGTACCACGATGAGCATGAACAGGAAGAGTGGTACCACGATGAGCATGAACAGGAAACTCCGGGTGATGACTTGGAGGATACCAGGGACCACGAATACGAAACAATTCCAACAACAACCTTCTGGACGATGACGAGGTTTACGATAACGAGGTTTACGACGACAACGACGAGGTTGACGACGATGAGGTTGATGAAGACGAGGTTGACGACGACGAGGTTGATGAAGACGACGAGGTTGACGACAACGAGGTTGACGACGACGACGAGGTTGAAGACGACGACGAGGTTGACGACGAGGTTGATGAAGACGACGAGGTTGACGACGACGACGAGGTTGACGACGATGACGAGGTTGATGAAGACGACGAGGTTGAAGACGACGACGAGGTTGAAGACGACGACGAGGTTGACGACGACGAGGTTGACGACGACGACGAGGTTGAAGACGACGACGAGGTTGACGATAACGAGGTTGATGAAGACGACGAGGTTGACGACGAGGTTGATGAAGACGACGAGGTTGACGACGACGACGAGGTTGACGACGACGACGAGGTTGATGAAGACGACGAGGTTGAAGACGACGACGAGGTTGAAGACGACGACGAGGTTGACGACGACGACGAGGTTGATGAAGACGACGAGGTTGAAGACGACGACGAGGTTGAAGACGACGACGAGGTTGAAGACGACGACGAGGTTGACGAAGACGACGAGGTTGATGAAGACGACGAGGTTGACGACGACGAGGTTGACGACGATGAGGTTGGCGACGACGAGGTTGATGAAGACGACGAGGTTGATGAAGACGAGGTTGATGAAGACGACGAGGTTGACGACGACGAGGTTGATGAAGACGACGAGGTTGACGAAGACGAGGTTGGCGACGATGAGGTTGATGAAGACGACGAGGTTGATGACAACGAGGTTGATGAAGACGACGAGGTTGACGAAGACGAGGTTGGCGACGATGAGGTTGATGAAGACGACGAGGTTGATGACAACGAGGTTGATGAAGACGACGAGGTTGGCGACGACGAGGTTGATGAAGACGAGGTTGATGGCGACGAGGTTGGCGACGACGAGGTTGATGAAGACGAGGTTGACGATGACGAGGTTGATGAAGACGAGGTTGACGACGACGAGGTTGATGAAGACGAGGTTGGCGACGACGAGGTTGATGAAGACGAGGTTGGCGACGACGAGGTTGACGACAACGAGGTTGATGAAGACGAGGTTGAAGACGACGAGGTTGGCGACGACGAGGTTGATGAAGACGACGAGGTTGATGAAGACGACGAGGTTGATGAAGACGACGAGGTTGACGACGAGGTTGACGACGACGAGGTTGACGACGACGAGGTTGGCGACGACGAGGTTGACGACGACGAGGTTGGCGAAGACGACGAGGTTGACGACACGGTTCGTGCTGAGGAGGATGCGAGACAAAAACAGCAGATGCAACGCAAGCATATTGAACAGATCATGGCTTTCATTTTTAGAATGGCTGGGTGAGCGCTGGTGGGGCTCGGTCTCTGTAGAGCAGATTAGCTCTTTCATGGATACACCTAAGATTCGCTCTGGAGATATTGTCATCGCAGCACACTTTGGTGACACGCCCAGAGGAGTGTGTTCGGTTACGGTGAAGACAAACAACGCAGTCGGGACATTTGCTGTGTTCATCCGTCGAAGCAGTTACATATGTAATGACTTGGTACACGGTGAATTTTCAAATCCTATTGACAttattttttacttgctatattgtatgtACCTCGCCACCaaggcctttttttgcctttacctctcttatctcacctcatttgctcacattgtatatagacttatttttctactgtattattgactgtatgttttgtttattccatgtgtaactctgtgttgttgtatgtgtcgaactgctatgctttatcttggccaggtcgcagttgcaaatgagaacttgtttctcaactagcctacctggttaaataaaggtgacataaaattaaaaaaattaaaaaaattataagaGATCTCGTTTGTAAACTGGGTGAAGGGAACTTGCTGCCTAGATGGAGGAAAATACCTCAAAACCCTGACTACTTTTCTGTGACACATATAGAGGAAGAGATGTGTTACATGATAAAGTTGCTGAAAGATGCATGTTGGGGAGCTTCATACTGCAGTTCCGAAAGGTCACCCGAGCACCGTGAAGTGATACAGCATCTACGAATGAAGGAAAAACTGTACGCCGACCCGGGTGCATTATATGGATGACGAGAGTTTGGGATACCTGTTCGAGATTGTAAATGCCAAGCGAAAGAGATTCAAGGTGACGTTTGATACGTTGGGGTTTACGCTTGGGACATGTGCATGCTTCTCTGAGATCACAAGTGTACTGTCCTACATCAGCATGGTTGATAAAGTCACCTTTGCAACTCGACCCTGTTCCGCGATGCAAGTGAACCCGAGCGTCGGGGATGAAGACATGAAAGGTCCACCGCGTGTCACAGAGGCGACAGAAATATGTAGATTACTACAGATGGAAGTTGGTAGTAATCACTGTTCTATCCCTGTTTCACAATGTCATTTCAGAAGTCCTTGTGTTGTAGTCATCAATGTCCATATCAATACGTGAATAAAGACAAAGTATTTCTGAAACCGAATGATCAGTCACGTTTATTGAGAGAGTACATTACAAGCATTCACTTTGTCAATGAATCCATACCCAAACCGTCACTGTCCACAACCCGGGAAGCATTGATTTCAAAGAACATAAACTTTATTGAGACCAGAAAGGAATAAAAACGTGTTATTCTCCTCATTGGAAAATCGCCATCCCCCTGCTCTTCCTCGTCATCGGCCATGTACTTGAGAGAAAGACAAATAATCACATTACCAAGAGGCCATACACACAGGCAAAGTGTTATCACCTTATACATTTCCAGATCTACCATGTCATCTTCTGCATTGTTCAGCTGGGGAAGAGGAGGCAATGATGGATGAGGTTGAGCTTGTGCATGGTTGAGGACCTCCGGGGGCGACAGTGGACGCTCTTATTGTACGACAGGGTTTTCAGGTCCCTCTCCATTAGAGGATAGTATGTAATCGCTCTGCTGAGATGTGTATTATATGCATGAGATAGAAATATCCAATAGACATGGTATACTGTATAACAGTGCATGAAACGTGATCGAAATAGTAATTCACAATGTATCTGTGTACCTACAGAATGGCTCAGGGTTATGGTGAATGGCTCAGGGTTATGGTGAATGGCTCAGGGTTATGGTAGATGCCTGTGGAGTGGAGATTAGCGTCAGAAACGTACAAGATAAAAGATTACGATTAACATGTTTTATAAACATGGTGTGTGTAACGTAGGATATAATCATGTGTATCCTACCGGGCTGAGCTCGCTGTTGTCGGTTTCTATACCACTCTCCTCTGACACCATTACAAGTGTGAAATGAACAATGAGTTGAGTCAAAGAAATGCAGGTCTACAATTGGCTGGTAGAATGTGACGCTTTCCCTAGGTGTCACGATCAAACTCCTTCCCACGGTTAGtttgggtttgggttagggttcgAGTTCGGgatagggtttgggttagggttagggtttgggttagggttagggtttgggtcagggttagggttagggttagggttaggattagggttagggtttgggttagggttaggcacaagGGGTACGGGGCGTTTTTAAAATGAATACCCAAACGCTCATGGGGCACATTTCATTTgctattctcttctctctcaaactctctctgtaACTACACTTTATGGCACTGAATCACTCTCGCAATTGTTAGGTTTATTGCATTCATCACATATCCCCCGGTTCGCAGAGTGAATTGGGAAAGTTGCTTGGCTAGACTGACTATTTAAAGTCTATCTTTTAAGGGAGACATATTCTATATTTCCCTCCCAGTGTGAACACTATCTTCAGCCTGTCACTACAAGTTGGAAATTAATGCAGATTGCTACTGCTCCTCTGTAACTCATGTGAGTGTAACAACTATCCTATGTGGTATATGAAACACAGCGCGGTATGCCTTGCATAGTAATGACGGAGAGACAGATTTAGGCATAGATACACATACTCAATGAAATGAGAGACACTGCCGTGTTCAGTAGACTGTTCTGTTATTTATTATGTAT contains:
- the LOC120035955 gene encoding coiled-coil domain-containing protein 1-like codes for the protein MNRKSGYQGPRIRNNSNNNLLDDDEVYDNEVYDDNDEVDDDEVDEDEVDDDEVDEDDEVDDNEVDDDDEVEDDDEVDDEVDEDDEVDDDDEVDDDDEVDEDDEVEDDDEVEDDDEVDDDEVDDDDEVEDDDEVDDNEVDEDDEVDDEVDEDDEVDDDDEVDDDDEVDEDDEVEDDDEVEDDDEVDDDDEVDEDDEVEDDDEVEDDDEVEDDDEVDEDDEVDEDDEVDDDEVDDDEVGDDEVDEDDEVDEDEVDEDDEVDDDEVDEDDEVDEDEVGDDEVDEDDEVDDNEVDEDDEVDEDEVGDDEVDEDDEVDDNEVDEDDEVGDDEVDEDEVDGDEVGDDEVDEDEVDDDEVDEDEVDDDEVDEDEVGDDEVDEDEVGDDEVDDNEVDEDEVEDDEVGDDEVDEDDEVDEDDEVDEDDEVDDEVDDDEVDDDEVGDDEVDDDEVGEDDEVDDTVRAEEDARQKQQMQRKHIEQIMAFIFRMAG